Proteins from one Caulobacter sp. X genomic window:
- a CDS encoding nitroreductase, producing MAGSVPPAPEFGETLPVEASPATIAFLARRRSASAMTLTAPGPDKAQLADLLRLAVRVPDHGKLAPWRFIVLEGEAKAVFAERITALAPSQANPTKATAALRKLTRPPVCVAVISRHLPGEIPEWEQRQSAAAVCHQILLAASALGWGANWITDWYSYDPRALEILGLGPDEKVAGYLYLGTTTEQPQERQRPDATALTSYWSPN from the coding sequence TTGGCCGGTTCCGTCCCCCCTGCTCCCGAATTCGGCGAAACCCTGCCGGTCGAAGCCTCGCCGGCGACCATCGCCTTTCTGGCGCGCCGTCGCTCGGCCAGCGCCATGACCCTGACGGCGCCGGGACCGGACAAGGCTCAACTGGCGGACCTGCTGCGCCTGGCCGTTCGCGTGCCCGACCACGGCAAGCTGGCCCCCTGGCGGTTCATCGTGCTGGAGGGCGAGGCCAAGGCCGTCTTCGCCGAGCGCATCACCGCCCTCGCCCCCAGCCAGGCCAACCCGACCAAGGCGACGGCGGCCCTGCGCAAGCTGACCCGTCCGCCCGTATGCGTCGCCGTGATCTCGCGCCACCTGCCCGGCGAGATCCCCGAGTGGGAGCAGCGCCAGAGCGCCGCCGCCGTCTGCCACCAGATCCTGCTGGCCGCCTCGGCCCTGGGCTGGGGCGCCAACTGGATCACCGACTGGTACAGCTACGACCCGCGCGCTTTGGAGATCCTGGGCCTCGGTCCAGACGAGAAGGTCGCGGGCTACCTCTATCTCGGCACGACGACGGAACAGCCGCAGGAGCGGCAGCGCCCCGACGCCACGGCGCTGACCAGCTACTGGAGCCCGAACTAG
- the queF gene encoding preQ(1) synthase: protein MTDLNVTQLGRVVDAPDSPEAAVLERVPNPQSDVLYLARFVAPEFTSLCPVTGQPDFAHLVIDYAPGEWLIESKSLKLYLTSFRNHGSFHEDCTVKVARKIVEIAQPRWLRIGGYWYPRGGIPIDVFWQTGPAPEGLWVPDQGVAPYRGRG, encoded by the coding sequence ATGACCGATCTCAACGTCACCCAGCTGGGCCGCGTCGTCGACGCGCCTGACAGCCCCGAAGCCGCCGTCCTCGAGCGCGTGCCCAATCCGCAGAGCGACGTGCTGTATCTGGCCCGCTTCGTCGCGCCGGAGTTCACCTCGCTGTGCCCGGTCACGGGCCAGCCGGACTTCGCCCATCTCGTGATCGACTACGCCCCGGGCGAGTGGCTGATCGAGAGCAAGTCGCTGAAGCTCTACCTGACCAGCTTCCGCAACCACGGCTCGTTCCACGAGGACTGCACGGTCAAGGTGGCGCGCAAGATCGTCGAGATCGCCCAGCCGCGCTGGCTGCGCATCGGCGGTTACTGGTATCCGCGCGGCGGCATTCCGATCGACGTGTTCTGGCAGACCGGTCCGGCGCCGGAAGGCCTGTGGGTCCCCGACCAGGGCGTCGCGCCCTATCGCGGCCGCGGCTGA
- the cysE gene encoding serine O-acetyltransferase: MAKHLEVVTPETETPVWVALRNQAEHAAKAEPALASLLNAVILSHDNLADALTFQLARKLGDQEMRAMTAREFAADAFRSDPSIVEAAEADLKAVFERDPACKGYVQPFLFFKGFLALQTHRVSHWLWNEGRETLAFYLQSRSSEVFQVDVNPAARIGKGVFIDHGTGIVIGETAVVGDDVSMLHGVTLGGTGAERGDRHPKIGKGVLLGAGAKVLGNITVGDYAKIASGSVVLRPVPPHCTAAGVPARLVNCPTCEEPAKTMDHTLAEMVYSGDYDI; encoded by the coding sequence ATGGCCAAGCACTTGGAAGTGGTGACCCCCGAGACGGAAACCCCCGTCTGGGTCGCCCTGCGCAACCAGGCCGAACACGCCGCCAAGGCCGAGCCGGCCCTGGCTTCGCTGCTCAACGCGGTGATCCTGAGCCACGATAATTTGGCCGACGCCCTGACCTTCCAGTTGGCGCGCAAGCTGGGCGACCAGGAGATGCGGGCGATGACGGCGCGCGAGTTCGCCGCCGACGCCTTCCGCAGCGATCCCTCGATCGTCGAGGCGGCCGAGGCCGACCTGAAGGCGGTGTTCGAGCGCGACCCGGCCTGCAAGGGCTATGTCCAGCCCTTCCTTTTCTTCAAGGGCTTCCTGGCGCTGCAGACCCATCGCGTCTCGCACTGGCTGTGGAACGAGGGCCGCGAGACCCTGGCCTTCTACCTGCAGAGCCGCTCCAGCGAGGTCTTCCAGGTCGACGTCAATCCGGCCGCCAGGATCGGCAAGGGCGTGTTCATCGACCACGGCACCGGCATCGTCATCGGCGAGACGGCGGTGGTCGGCGATGACGTCTCGATGCTGCACGGCGTGACCCTGGGCGGCACCGGCGCCGAGCGCGGCGACCGTCACCCCAAGATCGGCAAGGGCGTCCTCTTGGGCGCCGGCGCCAAGGTGCTCGGTAACATCACGGTCGGCGACTACGCCAAGATCGCCTCGGGCTCGGTGGTGCTGCGCCCCGTGCCGCCGCACTGCACCGCCGCGGGCGTGCCCGCGCGCCTGGTCAACTGCCCGACCTGCGAAGAGCCGGCCAAGACCATGGACCACACCCTGGCCGAGATGGTCTATTCCGGCGACTACGACATCTAA
- a CDS encoding NUDIX hydrolase has translation MSDKPAWLKPHGKPWSVASSKVVYDNPWIRVTEYQAIAPTGRPALYGKIGFKSQATGIVPLHEDGTVTLVGQNRFSLANYSWELPEGGAPHGEDPLDGAKRELAEEVGLEARDWRPILRMELSNSVTDEIAYGFLAMDLSPTATAPDETEDLAVVRVPFREALDAAIAGHMPDAITVALLLRTHLMAVRGELPAKLAALIL, from the coding sequence ATGTCCGACAAGCCCGCCTGGCTGAAGCCGCACGGAAAGCCGTGGAGCGTGGCCTCCAGCAAGGTGGTCTACGACAACCCGTGGATCAGGGTCACCGAATACCAGGCGATCGCTCCGACCGGCCGGCCGGCGCTGTATGGCAAGATCGGCTTCAAGAGCCAGGCGACGGGCATCGTGCCGCTGCACGAGGACGGCACCGTGACCCTGGTCGGCCAGAACCGCTTCTCGCTGGCCAACTATAGCTGGGAGCTGCCCGAGGGCGGCGCGCCGCACGGCGAGGACCCGCTGGACGGCGCCAAGCGCGAACTGGCCGAGGAGGTGGGGCTGGAGGCCCGTGACTGGCGGCCGATCCTGCGGATGGAGCTGTCGAACTCGGTCACCGACGAGATCGCCTACGGCTTTCTGGCCATGGACCTCTCGCCGACCGCGACGGCGCCGGACGAGACCGAGGACCTGGCCGTGGTCCGCGTGCCGTTCCGCGAGGCCCTGGACGCGGCGATCGCCGGCCATATGCCGGACGCCATCACCGTGGCGCTGTTGCTGCGGACGCATCTGATGGCGGTGCGGGGAGAACTGCCCGCGAAATTGGCGGCGTTGATCCTCTAG
- a CDS encoding SDR family NAD(P)-dependent oxidoreductase produces MLGRDFDGFTVVITGASTGLGRAIAVETARRGAGLVVVNYARSAEEAEETARLVEAEGAKAALVQGDVAQDEDCRKIAEAAAATGRIDALFNNAGVTKFAPNHADLDAVNAEDFLRLYSVNVVGAFQMVRAARSLLEAAPAPGAVVNTASIAGVVGNGSSVPYAASKGAMTTMTLSLARALAPRIRVNAICPGFIDTPWFGKAMDAERVDRLRAGAAAATPLKVASTAEDIAGAAVFLASPASRHVTGETLLVDAGLHLGGASLSMR; encoded by the coding sequence ATGCTGGGACGGGACTTCGACGGCTTCACCGTGGTGATCACGGGCGCCTCCACGGGCTTGGGACGGGCGATCGCGGTCGAGACCGCGCGGCGCGGCGCCGGCCTCGTGGTCGTCAACTACGCCCGCAGCGCCGAGGAAGCCGAAGAAACCGCTCGCCTGGTGGAGGCCGAAGGCGCCAAGGCCGCGCTGGTCCAGGGCGACGTCGCCCAGGACGAGGACTGTCGCAAGATCGCCGAGGCGGCCGCCGCGACGGGCCGCATCGACGCCCTGTTCAACAACGCCGGCGTGACCAAGTTCGCGCCGAACCACGCCGACCTCGACGCGGTGAACGCCGAGGACTTCCTGCGGCTCTATTCGGTCAATGTGGTCGGCGCCTTCCAGATGGTGCGCGCCGCCCGTTCCCTGCTGGAAGCCGCGCCCGCGCCAGGCGCCGTGGTCAACACCGCCTCGATCGCCGGCGTCGTCGGCAATGGCTCCTCGGTGCCCTACGCCGCCTCGAAGGGCGCGATGACGACCATGACCCTGTCCCTGGCCCGCGCCCTCGCGCCGCGCATCCGCGTCAACGCCATCTGCCCCGGCTTCATCGACACGCCCTGGTTCGGCAAGGCCATGGACGCCGAACGGGTCGATCGCCTGCGCGCCGGCGCGGCGGCGGCCACGCCGCTGAAGGTGGCCTCGACCGCCGAGGACATCGCCGGCGCGGCGGTCTTCCTGGCCTCGCCCGCTTCCCGCCACGTCACCGGGGAGACCCTGCTGGTGGACGCCGGCCTGCACCTGGGCGGCGCCAGCCTGTCGATGCGGTAA
- a CDS encoding TorF family putative porin, with protein MKAMKIALAAAAATVALSGAAMADELKLSYNVGVFSDYVFRGVSQTQEDPAVQGGVDATYGIGYAGVWASNVDFGADDPSAEIDFYAGLRPTVGDTSLDFGVLYYSYTKDKGLTPGAYSYVELKAAASRTFGPATLGAAVYYSPEYPGKGGGATYFEANAAVPVAEKLTLSGAVGQQTIKNYKDYSTWNVGLAYALTSNLSADLRYHDTSEHDLGKIYDSRVVVSLKAAF; from the coding sequence ATGAAAGCCATGAAGATCGCGCTGGCCGCCGCCGCCGCCACGGTCGCCCTGAGCGGCGCCGCGATGGCCGATGAGCTGAAGCTCTCGTACAACGTCGGCGTGTTCAGCGACTACGTGTTCCGCGGTGTCAGCCAGACCCAGGAAGATCCGGCGGTTCAAGGCGGCGTCGACGCGACCTACGGCATCGGCTACGCGGGCGTCTGGGCCTCGAACGTCGACTTCGGCGCGGATGACCCGTCGGCCGAGATCGACTTCTACGCAGGCCTGCGTCCGACCGTCGGCGACACCTCGCTCGACTTCGGCGTCCTGTACTACAGCTACACCAAGGACAAAGGCCTGACGCCGGGCGCCTACAGCTATGTCGAACTCAAGGCCGCCGCCTCGCGCACCTTCGGTCCGGCCACCCTGGGCGCGGCCGTCTACTACTCGCCGGAATATCCGGGCAAGGGTGGCGGCGCGACCTACTTCGAAGCCAACGCCGCCGTGCCGGTCGCCGAGAAGCTCACCCTGAGCGGCGCCGTCGGCCAGCAGACGATCAAGAACTACAAGGACTACAGCACCTGGAACGTCGGTCTCGCCTACGCCCTGACCAGCAACCTGTCGGCGGACCTGCGCTATCACGACACGTCCGAACATGACCTGGGCAAGATCTACGACAGCCGCGTCGTGGTCAGCCTGAAGGCCGCCTTCTAA
- a CDS encoding glutaminyl-peptide cyclotransferase: MRLAGLLLSAALCLGLVAPAAAAPAPVGGYQVVRAFAHDTAAFTEGLFYHDGFIFESTGLAGRSFIRKWSLETGAVEQERLIDSRYFGEGIVDWKNKLYELTWTNELGFIYDIDSFEAVGEFRYPGEGWALTRDDKRLMMSDGTSFIRFLDPETLKETGRIEVTDDGVPVRNLNELEWVKGELLANVWQTTRIARIDVKTGKVLGWIELAGLLKEAGVTGQRDDVLNGIAYDATGDRLFVTGKLWPKLFEIKLTAPSR, from the coding sequence ATGCGTCTCGCCGGTCTGCTGCTGAGCGCGGCGCTGTGTCTTGGCCTTGTCGCGCCGGCGGCGGCCGCGCCGGCGCCGGTCGGCGGCTATCAGGTCGTGCGCGCCTTCGCCCACGATACGGCCGCCTTCACCGAGGGCCTGTTCTACCACGACGGCTTCATCTTCGAGAGCACGGGCCTGGCCGGCCGCTCCTTCATCCGCAAATGGAGCCTCGAGACCGGCGCGGTCGAGCAGGAGCGCCTGATCGACAGCCGCTACTTCGGCGAGGGCATCGTCGACTGGAAGAACAAGCTCTACGAGCTGACCTGGACCAACGAGCTGGGCTTCATCTACGACATCGACAGCTTCGAGGCGGTCGGCGAGTTCCGCTATCCGGGCGAGGGCTGGGCCCTGACCCGCGACGACAAGCGGCTGATGATGAGCGACGGCACCTCGTTCATCCGCTTCCTGGATCCGGAGACCCTGAAGGAGACCGGCCGGATCGAGGTCACCGACGACGGCGTGCCGGTCCGGAACCTCAATGAGCTGGAATGGGTGAAGGGCGAGCTCTTGGCCAATGTCTGGCAGACGACCCGCATCGCCCGCATCGACGTCAAGACGGGCAAGGTGCTGGGCTGGATCGAGCTGGCCGGCCTCTTGAAGGAAGCCGGCGTCACCGGCCAGCGCGACGATGTTCTGAACGGCATCGCCTATGACGCTACGGGCGACCGGCTGTTTGTCACCGGCAAGCTGTGGCCGAAACTTTTCGAGATCAAACTGACCGCGCCATCGCGTTGA
- a CDS encoding CynX/NimT family MFS transporter: MTQTDDRFRPWLLLAAFSLLLFLITASTYGSLGVVLPAMIGELKWNFTEAFAGFTVLGVFTGASSWLPAILIRRFGVRGTLLAGAVVLAGGFIGIANAGSLLSYYAGAAACGVGFQMAALIPGTHVLSSLFTKRALPFGIYFTFGSLGGAAGPWMALTLMADSGGDWRLYWVVQAALAAAVGLVCALMVGGSKWLTAAAHEVDLEVEQEAREAPATASVYRTSHEWTVPQALRTPQFYVLVAAYFSHLLVGVTVASVSVTHLTELGVAAGVGAVAAGALAAKMLSLESLMQTLARLGGGALGDRVDPRWLLVFAQGMLVVGLLALAKAATPALMLVYAIGTGVGFGLTVLAVTVLLLNYYGRQSNLELFSLTCLVGAVSAAGPFIAGAMRDRLGGFAPTFELFAAVTAVVFVAVLAMRPPKAPAT, from the coding sequence TTGACCCAAACCGATGACCGCTTCCGCCCGTGGCTTCTGCTGGCGGCGTTCAGCCTGCTGCTGTTCCTGATCACCGCCTCGACCTACGGCTCGCTGGGCGTGGTCCTGCCGGCGATGATTGGCGAGCTGAAGTGGAATTTTACCGAAGCCTTCGCGGGTTTCACGGTGCTTGGCGTGTTCACGGGCGCCTCGTCCTGGCTGCCGGCCATCCTGATCCGGCGGTTCGGCGTGCGCGGAACGCTGCTCGCCGGCGCCGTCGTGCTGGCCGGGGGCTTCATCGGCATCGCCAACGCCGGGAGCCTGCTCAGCTACTACGCCGGAGCCGCCGCGTGCGGCGTGGGCTTCCAGATGGCGGCGCTGATCCCAGGGACGCACGTGCTGTCGTCGCTGTTCACGAAGCGCGCCCTGCCGTTCGGGATCTATTTCACCTTTGGCTCGCTGGGCGGCGCGGCCGGGCCATGGATGGCCTTGACCCTGATGGCCGACAGCGGCGGCGACTGGCGGCTCTATTGGGTCGTCCAGGCGGCGCTGGCGGCGGCGGTGGGGCTGGTCTGCGCTCTGATGGTCGGCGGCTCCAAGTGGCTGACGGCGGCGGCGCATGAGGTCGATCTCGAGGTCGAGCAGGAGGCCCGCGAGGCCCCCGCCACCGCGAGCGTCTATCGCACGTCCCATGAGTGGACCGTGCCCCAGGCCCTGCGCACGCCGCAGTTCTACGTGCTGGTGGCGGCCTATTTCAGTCACCTGCTGGTCGGGGTGACGGTGGCAAGCGTCTCGGTCACCCACCTGACGGAGCTTGGCGTCGCCGCCGGCGTCGGCGCGGTCGCGGCAGGCGCCTTGGCGGCCAAGATGCTGAGCCTGGAGTCGCTGATGCAGACGCTGGCCCGGCTGGGCGGCGGGGCGCTGGGCGACCGGGTCGACCCACGCTGGCTGCTGGTCTTCGCGCAAGGGATGCTGGTCGTCGGCCTGCTGGCCCTGGCCAAGGCCGCCACCCCGGCCCTGATGCTGGTCTACGCGATCGGCACGGGCGTCGGCTTCGGTCTGACCGTCCTGGCCGTCACCGTGCTGCTGCTGAACTACTACGGCCGGCAGAGCAATCTGGAGCTCTTCTCGCTGACCTGCCTGGTCGGCGCGGTTTCGGCGGCGGGGCCGTTTATCGCCGGCGCGATGCGCGATCGTCTGGGCGGCTTCGCCCCGACCTTCGAGCTGTTCGCGGCCGTGACGGCGGTGGTGTTCGTGGCCGTGCTGGCGATGCGTCCGCCCAAGGCGCCGGCGACCTGA